In the genome of Triticum urartu cultivar G1812 chromosome 5, Tu2.1, whole genome shotgun sequence, one region contains:
- the LOC125508012 gene encoding uncharacterized protein LOC125508012, whose amino-acid sequence MDCPKRSASAGLPEGSLVEILARVPARSVYRSKCVAKAWRDLIEDPLHRKKLPQTLQGFFLIDKETHRQRVRFTNLLDRSGPLQIDRNLAFLKESPGIGTLDFSDSCNGLLLFEHKLEAWPYNLLGYVVCNPATKQWVEVPTDGPPLPLYLRQPKRFNYLVFDPSVSSHFHLVQFTWEFVRLVKFEEEELVVGHDDDDDDDDEEEEEEEEEEGDEEEELSRTSVHVYSSETGKWTHTQSDWSQVQSGRNKHDLEGWRLQGLIPESFCCAVLNSMLHFIISDEGQIAAVDMQGVTRKIIPVPTMAERLHWLEPGCVAQSQGRLHYISQAVDGRLSIWVLEGYDTQEWVLKHSVSFTELFREKRRTGDTKDYSVVAMHPDGNVVFIVQDWNRKMISYHMDNKLVSVIGTLKNDASDMHVVTYVPCFSESPALPNKH is encoded by the coding sequence ATGGACTGCCCCAAGCGGAGCGCGAGCGCCGGCCTCCCCGAAGGCTCCTTGGTGGAGATCCTCGCGCGCGTCCCCGCCAGGTCCGTCTACCGCTCCAAGTGCGTCGCGAAGGCATGGCGCGACCTCATCGAAGATCCCCTCCACCGCAAGAAACTCCCCCAAACCCTACAAGGCTTCTTCCTCATTGACAAGGAGACCCATAGGCAGCGTGTCCGCTTCACAAATCTGCTTGATAGATCCGGGCCTCTCCAGATCGACCGTAACCTCGCCTTCCTGAAGGAATCGCCCGGGATTGGGACTCTCGACTTCTCCGATTCCTGTAACGGGCTCCTCCTCTTCGAGCACAAACTGGAGGCATGGCCATATAATCTATTGGGCTATGTCGTATGCAACCCCGCCACGAAGCAGTGGGTGGAGGTGCCCACAGACGGCCCTCCGCTTCCGTTGTATCTTCGGCAACCCAAAAGGTTCAACTATTTGGTTTTTGATCCGTCCGTCTCCTCTCACTTCCACCTGGTCCAGTTCACGTGGGAGTTTGTGCGCTTGGTGAAGTTTGAGGAGGAGGAGCTAGTGGTtggtcatgatgatgatgatgatgatgatgatgaggaggaggaggaggaggaggaggaggagggcgatgaggaggaggagttgTCCCGGACGTCAGTGCACGTCTACTCCTCTGAGACTGGCAAGTGGACTCACACGCAAAGTGACTGGAGTCAAGTCCAAAGTGGCCGGAACAAGCATGATTTGGAAGGATGGCGCCTTCAGGGCTTAATACCTGAGAGCTTCTGCTGTGCTGTTCTCAACAGCATGCTGCATTTCATAATTTCGGATGAAGGTCAGATTGCTGCTGTTGACATGCAAGGGGTGACACGAAAGATCATCCCAGTGCCGACGATGGCCGAGAGGCTCCACTGGCTGGAGCCTGGTTGTGTTGCCCAATCCCAAGGGCGCCTGCACTACATCAGTCAAGCAGTTGATGGTCGACTGTCCATCTGGGTTCTGGAGGGCTATGATACACAAGAATGGGTCTTGAAGCATAGTGTGAGCTTTACGGAGCTGTTTAGAGAAAAGAGACGCACAGGCGACACAAAAGACTACAGTGTGGTTGCCATGCATCCAGATGGAAATGTGGTTTTCATTGTTCAGGATTGGAACCGAAAGATGATATCATATCACATGGACAATAAGCTAGTGAGTGTTATTGGGACATTAAAAAATGATGCTTCAGATATGCATGTTGTAACTTATGTTCCCTGTTTCTCCGAGTCACCGGCACTCCCAAACAAGCACTGA
- the LOC125508013 gene encoding uncharacterized protein LOC125508013 has translation MAPRGRSPKHVCNKCYKNFPSGRALGGHMSLHWRKVKQPKGTPSPPATVVDLNVSLLSPSDEEILLWFSGTQCQLCSKVFSACDSLRKHMREHGEKNVLSKPVEEAAGLMEARAIAGGGCNVLLSPVKRKRSKRGAPPLKFNEMDAAASLLLLSEHSSKISANEDCYTEVMDSLPPNVSKDVKLNAFDHQLVRSAEFKKPKGCKCSSYDICYGQCVMDTNLIPNVAKEKTSIPNIAKNSACEDCFGQCEKDSSLIPNVDKKERSLMANIPEKDNTLISIVLEEVELNVLDHVLAGDAELRKKQRTDNSVEMKCADLSAAVKVKRHQCNACGKSFGSGSALGGHMRWHLPRSNDRRHGFAESPDSVVMKEQKQKLELGAKFLDLRLPGLTDITTFSGLKSEPEPWRVASSVH, from the coding sequence ATGGCACCACGAGGAAGATCTCCGAAGCATGTGTGCAACAAGTGCTATAAGAACTTTCCTTCAGGGAGGGCTCTTGGAGGCCACATGTCACTCCACTGGCGCAAAGTGAAGCAGCCAAAGGGAACACCAAGCCCTCCTGCCACTGTTGTCGACTTGAATGTGTCGCTGCTGAGTCCAAGTGATGAGGAGATTTTGCTGTGGTTCTCAGGAACACAATGCCAGCTGTGCTCAAAGGTGTTCTCTGCCTGCGATTCTCTGAGGAAGCACATGAGAGAGCACGGAGAGAAGAACGTCCTGAGTAAGCCCGTCGAAGAAGCAGCTGGGCTGATGGAAGCTCGGGCCATTGCTGGTGGTGGCTGCAATGTCCTGTTATCCCCTGTGAAGCGCAAGCGGTCAAAGAGGGGGGCACCACCACTCAAGTTTAATGAGATGGATGCTGCAGCCTCTCTCCTGCTGCTTTCAGAGCATTCTAGCAAGATTTCAGCTAATGAAGATTGCTATACAGAAGTTATGGACAGTTTGCCCCCCAATGTGTCGAAGGATGTGAAGCTGAATGCTTTTGATCATCAACTGGTTCGATCTGCTGAGTTCAAGAAGCCGAAAGGTTGCAAGTGTTCATCTTATGATATTTGCTATGGGCAATGTGTTATGGACACCAACTTGATCCCCAATGTTGCCAAGGAAAAAACTTCGATCCCTAACATTGCCAAGAATTCAGCTTGTGAGGATTGCTTTGGACAATGTGAGAAGGACAGCAGCTTGATCCCCAATGTTGACAAGAAGGAAAGAAGTTTGATGGCCAATATTCCTGAGAAGgacaacaccttgatctccattgttcTTGAGGAGGTAGAGCTGAATGTGCTTGATCATGTGCTGGCTGGAGATGCTGAGCTTAGGAAGAAGCAAAGAACTGACAATTCAGTTGAGATGAAGTGTGCTGATCTTTCAGCTGCAGTGAAGGTCAAGAGGCACCAGTGTAATGCCTGTGGGAAGTCATTTGGGTCAGGGTCAGCGTTGGGAGGCCACATGAGGTGGCACCTTCCTAGATCCAATGATCGCCGTCATGGGTTCGCCGAAAGCCCTGATTCTGTTGTGATGAAAGAGCAAAAGCAGAAGCTTGAATTGGGCGCCAAGTTTCTTGATCTCCGACTTCCAGGTCTCACTGACATCACTACTTTCTCGGGCTTGAAATCTGAACCTGAGCCGTGGCGTGTTGCAAGCAGTGTTCACTGA